The bacterium genome contains the following window.
AAATCGGCAATGGAAAATTTCTCAGAGGCTCTATTTTTGGACTCCAATAATAAACAAACTAAGTATTATCTGGAAAAAGCGGGGAGGAAATTTCTGGAGGAAGTGGAGGCCAGAAGGGAATCTGAGAGGAAAGAGATTCTGAAGAGAGCCAAGGCCGTAATTGCTGAACGGAAGAAGAAAATAAAAGAGAGTTATGATAAGGGAATAAGACATTACAAACGCAGTGAGTTTTTGAAGGCCGGTGAGGCATTTAATGCAGCGTTGGAAATCGAACCAGAACATAAAGAGGCAAAGAAGTATCTTGAACTGATTGGAAAGCGGCTGGAAGAGATTGTGAATAAAGGAGAATTTGAAACTGTTGCTGAGTTGTATTATGCACAGGGGACAGTCTTCTATATTAAAGGTGAGTGGGGGAAGGCGATTTCTCAATGGGAGAATACGCTTAAGATTGACCCATCAAACAAAGAGATTTCCGAATTTATCAAAATTGCCAAGAAGCGAAGGCAAGAAGAAGAATCATTTGAGAAAGCGGAGGTTCTGTATCGCGATGGCTTGGCTCAGTATAATAAAGGGAAGATTAATGAAGCAATTAAACAGCTGGGAGAAGTCATAAAATTTAATCCCCAACATAGGAAAGCTCGAGAGCTCCTTGACAAAGCCAAAGAAAAGGTAACTGCGATAAAGAAGGAGGAAAGAGCGATGAGGCTTCGGGAAACTGTAGACAAGCGCTATTTTCGGGGGATAGATTATTATGCTGAAGGGCAGTTTAACAAGGCGATTGAAGAATGGAGGGAAGTGCTCAAGATAGACCCTACGCATAGTGGGGCAAAGGAGTATTTAAAGAAAGCGAGAGATAAAATTGCCCGTGCAAACTCTCAAGGCAAGGGAGGGAAAGGCACGGCAAGAAATCCTGAAGAAGAGAAGATAGAGGTCTATTACAGACAGGGGATAAACTACTATTTGGCAGGAGGATTCAAAGAAGCCATCAGGCAGTGGGAAGAAGTATTAAAGATGGAACCTTCACACAAAGGTGCCAAAGGATATATTGCCAAAGCCAAAGAGAGATTGAAGATATCCGGGGAAGGGGTGGGATATTCTGACTATCAGGAAGAAATTGAAGAATATGTAAAGGAACTGGAAAAGACCGGCACTACGGACGAAGAGAAAGAAGAGTTAATTGCCATGCATTACCAGGATGGATTGGTGGCTTACGCTCATGGAGACCTTTCTCAGGCGATGAAAGAGTGGCAGATAGTTCTGAAACTGGATCCTGAACACAAAAAAGCTCGTCGCGCTATCATCAAGCTGCAAGCGGAAATGGAACGGCGCAGAGGCAAAAAGTAATAAAAGACCTTAAGGATTTTTGAGGCTTTCCCGAATTTGTAGCAAGATTTTGACATTTTGGCGACGATAAGTGGTCAAAAAATTTTATTTTGACCTAAAATCCCGTTTAGGTACTTACTAATTCAGAGTTACCGGCTCTAGGAATGTGTTTATCTTTGTTGCCTCAAAAGGCCACCATATATGGAAAATATTTACTAAATAGAAACTTAACTAAGGCCCGAAAGTATCTTCATCTGTATTGCCAACCATCAATAGCTATTTGCTCTCTTTTAGCATAGGCTTCTTCAAGAGAATTGGTATAGTCAAAGACACTATGAATTTAAAAAGTCACCAGCTCTCCAGGTCGAGCCGGCCCAACAAAGCAATTTCCCTACCAAACCCACCCAGCCGCATCTCTGTTAAATATCTTCATCTTTTTGCCTTCGGTAAAAGTAAAATCAGTACTTGCCAGATTTGAATAAATTAAAAAGGCTCTGCTTAAGATTGTCTATAACAGGATTAAATGATGGTAAATCAGGAACCAGTGGGCCTAACCATTGCTCCCAAGTCCGCTCAACGTAATCTAATAAAATTTTATTGAAAAATTCTTCAGGTCCCTTAAACTCAACTTTCCGAACCCTGCATTTTTCTAAAAAGAGACTTGGTAAAATTTCCATCCTTACCTGGTCAGGGTGATGATTCAATATTTTCCAAAGATCATAATAATCCCTTGCTCGTGATCGACTCCAGCCACGATCTTCCAGTTTTTGAAGGTGTTGTAACAAAGCCCGCAGTTTCTCAGCTATAATCTCTTCAAGCGAATATACAAATACTTCCTGAGAAATTTCTTCTCCATAACCATGAATTATCTTTTTCATTATAGGTTCGGTCTTTATTGGTTCATCCACAGTAATCTCAATCATCACCTTTGCCAGAAATTCATGATGCCAGGGAAATTTACCTCTTATATTAAAGGCTTCTTGAGCAGTGGGATGGGGTTCCTTCTCTGTGTATCTGTCTGCCCTTAATTCAAGAGGAGAAAATTCTTGAGCCAGGTCAGTAGCTAACCCACAAGTTTTCTGAATTTCTTTTTCAAGCTTGTCTCCCCTTGGGATACTTTCCTTAGCAGTAAAATCAAGGTCCTCCGAAAATCTGTATTCGCCAAAGTAGCATTTCTTTAAGGCTGTTCCGCCTTTGAAGATAAGATCGTTACGCAATTTCTCATTGACTCCAATACCTGCTAAAACCCAAGATAAAATATAATCGCGCTCGATTATCTCCCATGGTAGTCCTGTATTCTTCCTTGCTTCTTCAAGTCTTTTTCTTAATGGTTTCATCTGATTGTCCTTCCGGGAAGATTTTCCTGAATCATCCATCTCTTGTTGCAATGTCCCTTTCTGGGTCCTGTAGGGTCAAGAATCCGGTATCCCTTAATAGGAACATCTTCAAGCCTTTGTAATATCGAATTTTCTGCATTCAGCTTTTCAAATATCCAACCCAATCTCTTCACCACAGCAGCATCGAGTCGTAAAGAATAGTCAACCATCTTATTCAAATCAAGCTCAGAAAAATGGGATTCAAATGCAGAATAGACTTCCGCCCAATCACCAAAGTGCTTGGGAGCAATAAGTCCATCTATGAGAGTTCTTTCAGGGTCGGTTATGGTCACCTTAGCTTCTCCAACCCAATAATCCTTAACGCCGAAAAATCTTTCAGGCTTTACCCTAACAAACTCATACAAGACACCGTTTATCTCTCTGCTGAAACTTCTCCGATTCTTATCTCGGTCCTTGGCTGACCTTGATCCAACGATTGCCTGAGTAGTTGTAACATATACTCTTTGTGGTACCTGTTCTGTCATCCCATGAAAATGCATGGCAGACCAGTGACTTATCGCAGCTGGATGAACCAGGGCCATGGCAATCTCAAATTCATGGATGGGGGTCATACCCGGAAAAGATGAGGAGATAACATATAGGCCCCTCTTAAGACGGACTACCCAGCCAGTATTTGAAAGATGGTGCAAGGATTCAAGCACATAACTATCTGCTATTCCACAAAAAGATGCAACCTTTCGTGCATCTTGTGTGGTAAATATGCGCTTTCCGTCCTCAGATAACTTTCTCACCATTTCCACACCTAACCGAGTATGCTTTTGATTATTTCTTGCATTCATTGGACACTCTCCAATTAATTCAATAAAGTATCTAATACCTGGTTATTAGATATTATAATAAAAAAATTGGAGAATGTCAAATGGTTTTTATAAAATTTCTAACAACCTCTGATTAACTGGATCAAATCTGCGAATCAAGATTCCCAGCCTTTTTGCCTCTTCAATTTAACCTTGCATCCCTACACTAATATTTTCCGATGTAATCCATAGCTCATCATATCCAGAGATTTTTCTGAGATTTTTCTTGACA
Protein-coding sequences here:
- a CDS encoding tetratricopeptide repeat protein, producing MFRRSRFHVHELSYKILFLVFFLLLALSYIPSEILPAETMSSEEYFKQGLADYEAGNYKSAMENFSEALFLDSNNKQTKYYLEKAGRKFLEEVEARRESERKEILKRAKAVIAERKKKIKESYDKGIRHYKRSEFLKAGEAFNAALEIEPEHKEAKKYLELIGKRLEEIVNKGEFETVAELYYAQGTVFYIKGEWGKAISQWENTLKIDPSNKEISEFIKIAKKRRQEEESFEKAEVLYRDGLAQYNKGKINEAIKQLGEVIKFNPQHRKARELLDKAKEKVTAIKKEERAMRLRETVDKRYFRGIDYYAEGQFNKAIEEWREVLKIDPTHSGAKEYLKKARDKIARANSQGKGGKGTARNPEEEKIEVYYRQGINYYLAGGFKEAIRQWEEVLKMEPSHKGAKGYIAKAKERLKISGEGVGYSDYQEEIEEYVKELEKTGTTDEEKEELIAMHYQDGLVAYAHGDLSQAMKEWQIVLKLDPEHKKARRAIIKLQAEMERRRGKK
- a CDS encoding nucleotidyl transferase AbiEii/AbiGii toxin family protein; the encoded protein is MKPLRKRLEEARKNTGLPWEIIERDYILSWVLAGIGVNEKLRNDLIFKGGTALKKCYFGEYRFSEDLDFTAKESIPRGDKLEKEIQKTCGLATDLAQEFSPLELRADRYTEKEPHPTAQEAFNIRGKFPWHHEFLAKVMIEITVDEPIKTEPIMKKIIHGYGEEISQEVFVYSLEEIIAEKLRALLQHLQKLEDRGWSRSRARDYYDLWKILNHHPDQVRMEILPSLFLEKCRVRKVEFKGPEEFFNKILLDYVERTWEQWLGPLVPDLPSFNPVIDNLKQSLFNLFKSGKY
- a CDS encoding type IV toxin-antitoxin system AbiEi family antitoxin domain-containing protein, which translates into the protein MNARNNQKHTRLGVEMVRKLSEDGKRIFTTQDARKVASFCGIADSYVLESLHHLSNTGWVVRLKRGLYVISSSFPGMTPIHEFEIAMALVHPAAISHWSAMHFHGMTEQVPQRVYVTTTQAIVGSRSAKDRDKNRRSFSREINGVLYEFVRVKPERFFGVKDYWVGEAKVTITDPERTLIDGLIAPKHFGDWAEVYSAFESHFSELDLNKMVDYSLRLDAAVVKRLGWIFEKLNAENSILQRLEDVPIKGYRILDPTGPRKGHCNKRWMIQENLPGRTIR